A window of the Hordeum vulgare subsp. vulgare chromosome 5H, MorexV3_pseudomolecules_assembly, whole genome shotgun sequence genome harbors these coding sequences:
- the LOC123399858 gene encoding UPF0664 stress-induced protein C29B12.11c, with translation MAENPQLFGNGMPVPFHGEMFVLARDGVEFHVDKIPSAPGGHAKTKGTIYLSNIRMVFVAAKPIGNFFAFDMPLLYVHGEKFNQPIFHCNNISGFVEPVVPESQNRALYSTHTFKILFKEGGCGTFVPLFLNLITSVRRHNQFEAQPATVPRVDPMQAAQTPVDDMMRHAYVDPHDPTKIFLQQPAAESQLRRRNYHGPADNTY, from the exons ATGGCGGAGAACCCGCAGCTGTTCGGGAACGGGATGCCCGTGCCCTTCCACGGCGAGATGTTCGTCCTCGCCCGCGACGGCGTCGAGTTCCACGTCGACAAGATCCCCTC GGCGCCCGGCGGTCACGCAAAAACAAAGGGCACCATATACCTTTCTAACATAAGGATGGTGTTTGTCGCCGCCAAGCCTATTGGGAATTTCTTTGCCTTCGATATGCCTCTG TTGTACGTGCACGGTGAGAAGTTCAACCAGCCGATATTTCACTGCAACAATATCTCTGGATTTGTTGAGCCG GTTGTTCCAGAAAGCCAGAACAGGGCTTTGTACTCCACCCACACCTTCAAGATCTTGTTCAAGGAAGGTGGATGTGGCACCTTTGTGCCACTCTTCCTGAACCTGATCACGTCAGTGCGGCGCCACAATCAGTTTGAagcccagcctgctaccgtgcccCGTGTGGACCCCATGCAGGCAGCGCAAACTCCTGTTGACGACATGATGCGCCATGC GTATGTCGATCCACATGATCCTACCAAGATCTTCCTCCAGCAGCCTGCAGCAGAATCCCAGCTTAGGAGGAGAAACTACCACGGCCCCGCTGACAACACGTACTGA